From a region of the Sesamum indicum cultivar Zhongzhi No. 13 linkage group LG3, S_indicum_v1.0, whole genome shotgun sequence genome:
- the LOC105158779 gene encoding pentatricopeptide repeat-containing protein At1g62350 isoform X2 yields the protein MASFEVQFSQMRLHQKPQISTFLYTPHRLRFTCGLRNGPRKPMWRTRVLSTEAIQAVQSLKLAQSSSCKLEQVFSNKLSRLLKADLLDTLAELQRQNELDLVLKVFNFVRKEVWYVPELSLFNDMILILGKNKKIEMVEQVFLELRNEGLEPDTRTYTELIGAYFKVEMVKKAMETYELMKASGCVPDKLTFTIVIRNLEQAGEEALTETIKKECADYFDYPEKFIEEVERTFPKRKSLVHI from the exons ATGGCGAGCTTCGAAGTTCAGTTTTCGCAAATGCGTCTGCACCAGAAGCCTCAAATTTCCACCTTTCTTTACACACCACACAGACTAAGATTCACCTGCGGTTTAAGAAACGGGCCAAGGAAACCTATGTGGAGAACCAGAGTACTCTCCACAGAGGCCATTCAAGCAGTCCAATCTTTGAAATTGGCCCAAAGCTCGTCTTGTAAGTTGGAGCAAGTTTTTAGCAATAAGCTCAGCAGGCTTTTGAAAGCTGATTTATTGGATACATTGGCTGAGTTACAGAGGCAAAACGAATTGGATTTAGTTCTCAAG GTGTTTAACTTTGTGAGGAAGGAGGTGTGGTATGTACCAGAGCTATCTCTATTCAATGACATGATATTGATTTTGGGGAAGAACAAGAAGATTGAAATGGTTGAACAAGTCTTCTTAGAACTGAGGAATGAGGGCTTGGAACCTGATACAAGGACCTATACTGAACTGATTGGAGCGTATTTCAAAGTTGAAATGGTGAAGAAAGCAATGGAGACTTATGAGCTGATGAAGGCTTCAGGTTGTGTCCCAGATAAGTTGACCTTTACAATCGTTATAAGGAATCTTGAACAGGCTGGTGAGGAAGCTCTTACTGaaacaataaagaaagaatgtGCTGACTATTTTGATTACCCTGAGAAATTTATTGAAGAAGTTGAAAGGACATTT CCAAAGCGCAAGTCACTAGTCCACATTTGA
- the LOC105158779 gene encoding pentatricopeptide repeat-containing protein At1g62350 isoform X1, producing MASFEVQFSQMRLHQKPQISTFLYTPHRLRFTCGLRNGPRKPMWRTRVLSTEAIQAVQSLKLAQSSSCKLEQVFSNKLSRLLKADLLDTLAELQRQNELDLVLKVFQVFNFVRKEVWYVPELSLFNDMILILGKNKKIEMVEQVFLELRNEGLEPDTRTYTELIGAYFKVEMVKKAMETYELMKASGCVPDKLTFTIVIRNLEQAGEEALTETIKKECADYFDYPEKFIEEVERTFPKRKSLVHI from the exons ATGGCGAGCTTCGAAGTTCAGTTTTCGCAAATGCGTCTGCACCAGAAGCCTCAAATTTCCACCTTTCTTTACACACCACACAGACTAAGATTCACCTGCGGTTTAAGAAACGGGCCAAGGAAACCTATGTGGAGAACCAGAGTACTCTCCACAGAGGCCATTCAAGCAGTCCAATCTTTGAAATTGGCCCAAAGCTCGTCTTGTAAGTTGGAGCAAGTTTTTAGCAATAAGCTCAGCAGGCTTTTGAAAGCTGATTTATTGGATACATTGGCTGAGTTACAGAGGCAAAACGAATTGGATTTAGTTCTCAAG GTTTTTCAGGTGTTTAACTTTGTGAGGAAGGAGGTGTGGTATGTACCAGAGCTATCTCTATTCAATGACATGATATTGATTTTGGGGAAGAACAAGAAGATTGAAATGGTTGAACAAGTCTTCTTAGAACTGAGGAATGAGGGCTTGGAACCTGATACAAGGACCTATACTGAACTGATTGGAGCGTATTTCAAAGTTGAAATGGTGAAGAAAGCAATGGAGACTTATGAGCTGATGAAGGCTTCAGGTTGTGTCCCAGATAAGTTGACCTTTACAATCGTTATAAGGAATCTTGAACAGGCTGGTGAGGAAGCTCTTACTGaaacaataaagaaagaatgtGCTGACTATTTTGATTACCCTGAGAAATTTATTGAAGAAGTTGAAAGGACATTT CCAAAGCGCAAGTCACTAGTCCACATTTGA
- the LOC105159004 gene encoding BURP domain-containing protein 16: MANSHSFTLLFTLFSYLTGFHFSSASSSPAIASDQLRFWSQNVHNKMPEPILKKLSPLSRNDYEYYSNVLPQNGKFSADSHFCSLAKLSCTFATAKYTQQNTYGINSAAVDQVKRSEDPFSFFRVSTLKTGNLVHLPNLQETLPDRTFLPPQIVSSIPLTYEGITEAFPEWGVGPTKETIQTTLAYCNAAAIEGETKSCPKSLEEMVGFATASLGGTKLLALTSKNSRGSGAEMIIGKMKHYGATKIVACHEAFLPFAAYVCHSLSSTGLYAVEVVDPKGGAAVNTLLAICHMDTSAWPKNHVAFEILKFGPGEGEACHWFTQLDLAWIPNESE; the protein is encoded by the coding sequence ATGGCAAATTCACATTCATTCACACTCCTCTTCACCTTATTTTCCTACCTCACCGGCTTCCATTTCTCATCAGCTTCTTCATCACCAGCTATTGCTTCAGACCAACTCAGATTCTGGTCCCAAAATGTGCACAACAAAATGCCCGAACCCATCCTTAAAAAGCTCTCCCCATTGAGCAGAAATGACTATGAGTATTACAGCAACGTGCTCCCCCAAAACGGAAAGTTCTCAGCCGATTCCCATTTCTGCTCACTTGCTAAACTGTCGTGCACCTTTGCAACTGCAAAATACACCCAACAAAACACGTACGGGATTAATTCTGCTGCTGTTGATCAGGTCAAGAGGAGTGAAGATCCCTTCTCCTTTTTCAGGGTCTCAACCCTCAAAACCGGGAACCTTGTTCATCTCCCTAACCTGCAAGAAACCCTACCCGATCGAACGTTTCTCCCCCCACAAATCGTTTCGAGTATACCTCTAACTTATGAGGGTATCACTGAAGCATTCCCTGAATGGGGCGTCGGCCCGACAAAAGAGACGATACAAACTACGCTTGCTTACTGCAATGCAGCAGCAATAGAGGGCGAAACCAAGAGCTGCCCGAAATCCCTGGAGGAAATGGTGGGGTTCGCAACGGCATCGTTGGGCGGGACGAAGTTGCTGGCCTTGACTTCCAAGAACAGCAGAGGGTCAGGCGCTGAGATGATTATAGGGAAAATGAAGCACTATGGAGCAACGAAAATCGTGGCCTGTCACGAGGCGTTTCTTCCCTTTGCGGCGTACGTGTGCCATTCCCTGTCCTCGACTGGTTTGTATGCAGTGGAAGTTGTTGATCCGAAGGGTGGAGCGGCGGTTAATACATTGCTGGCGATATGTCATATGGATACGTCTGCATGGCCGAAGAACCATGTGGCTTTCGAGATACTCAAGTTTGGGCCTGGAGAAGGCGAGGCATGCCACTGGTTCACGCAACTTGATCTTGCATGGATTCCTAACGAGTCTGAGTAA
- the LOC105158780 gene encoding G-type lectin S-receptor-like serine/threonine-protein kinase At4g27290, protein MIVYLLKKVVLMLVYLVKSKKGMRITAPNDLSWFLLIFPLIFQVISGATDSIEAGKSIRDGETIVSSGGKFELGFFSPGNSRNRYVGMWFKNITVTTVVWVANRDLPLTDNLGVLKLIQPGILVLLNVTNGTVWSSNASRAVENPVAQLLESGNLVVRDGNDHDGQENLLWQSFDHPTDTYLPGMSLGWNFVTGKETYLSSWKSNDDPGTGEFSFHLDPTGYPQLLIRKGSAVQSRIGPWNGIRFPGPPNPKEDPTYSLTFMMDDEKVYYRSDSVDGSFVSRYTINQSGVSQRWTWVDRTRGWVLYFSLPADICDTYNLCGSFGSCNVGSSPSCECLDRFVPKDPDGWVRADWSNGCVRRTNLSCQGDVFLKYSGIKLPDAQRSWNKATMTLDECRQECLRNCSCTAYTQLDINKGNGCLIWYEDQLIDIRTMTQDGQAIYIRMAASEADSGGKKREVVLIASLVSVMGVVLSGLSLFLCLWKIRKNDSKLSKLGKYKCDEKHPDLPFFNLSVILKATNHFSQSNKLGEGGFGPVYKGVLEEGQEIAVKRLSKESRQGLDELKTELIFIAKLQHRNLVKILGCCIQGDESMLIYEYMPNKSLDVILFDQTKSRLLDWPKRFHIINGIARGLLYLHQDSRLRIIHRDLKAGNILLDAEMNPKISDFGLARSFGGNQTEAQTLHVVGTYGYMSPEYAVEGLFSIKSDVFSFGVLVLEIVSGKRNRGFSHSDHSLNLLGHAWKLYKEGRSLELVDASLDHKIYSPEVVRSIQVGLLCVQQNPEDRPTMSSVVLMLGNEGEIPQAKKPGFFTERDVLASQNSSSTDAANSRNEVTITMPEPR, encoded by the exons ATGATAGTATATTTGCTGAAAAAAGTTGTACTGATGCTCGTATACTTGGTTAAAAGCAAGAAAGGCATGCGGATAACTGCCCCCAATGACCTCTCCTGGtttcttctaatttttccCCTGATTTTCCAGGTGATTTCTGGCGCCACCGATTCGATAGAAGCTGGTAAAAGCATCAGAGATGGTGAGACAATCGTTTCATCAGGTGGGAAGTTTGAGCTGGGATTCTTCAGCCCTGGAAATTCCAGGAACCGGTACGTGGGCATGTGGTTCAAGAATATAACAGTTACGACGGTTGTTTGGGTGGCCAACAGAGACCTTCCTCTCACAGATAATTTAGGCGTGTTGAAGCTCATTCAGCCTGGAATCCTTGTCCTTCTCAACGTCACAAATGGCACCGTTTGGTCCTCCAATGCGTCCAGGGCCGTGGAGAACCCTGTTGCACAGTTGCTGGAATCTGGGAATCTCGTAGTGAGGGATGGAAATGATCACGACGGGCAGGAGAATTTGCTTTGGCAGAGCTTTGATCATCCGACTGATACGTATTTACCAGGTATGAGTTTAGGATGGAACTTTGTTACTGGTAAAGAGACTTATCTGTCATCCTGGAAGAGCAATGATGATCCAGGGACAGGAGAGTTTAGTTTTCACCTGGATCCCACTGGATATCCGCAACTGCTCATTCGAAAGGGTTCAGCTGTGCAGAGTAGAATTGGGCCCTGGAATGGAATTCGCTTTCCAGGGCCACCGAACCCGAAGGAAGATCCTACTTACAGCCTAACATTTATGATGGATGACGAGAAGGTTTACTACAGGTCGGATTCTGTAGATGGATCTTTCGTTTCCAGGTATACGATCAATCAGAGTGGCGTTTCGCAAAGGTGGACGTGGGTTGACCGTACTCGTGGTTGGGTGCTCTACTTCAGCTTGCCGGCTGATATTTGCGATACTTACAATCTCTGTGGTTCATTCGGTAGTTGCAATGTTGGGAGCTCTCCGTCGTGCGAGTGCCTCGACAGGTTCGTCCCGAAAGATCCAGATGGATGGGTTAGAGCAGATTGGTCGAATGGGTGCGTCCGCAGGACGAATTTGAGCTGCCAGGGGGATGTTTTCTTGAAGTATTCAGGGATTAAATTGCCAGATGCACAACGTTCCTGGAACAAAGCCACAATGACACTCGATGAATGTAGACAAGAATGTTTGAGGAACTGCTCTTGTACGGCGTACACGCAGTTGGATATAAACAAAGGAAACGGATGCCTGATTTGGTATGAAGATCAGTTGATTGATATCAGAACTATGACTCAGGATGGACAAGCCATTTACATCAGAATGGCGGCTTCCGAGGCTG ATTCAggaggaaagaaaagagaagtaGTACTGATAGCCAGTTTAGTGTCAGTGATGGGAGTTGTTCTTTCAGGGCTTAGCTTGTTTCTGTGTCTTTGGAAGATCAGGAAGAATGATTCAAAACTGAGTAAACTAG GAAAATACAAGTGTGATGAGAAACACCCGGATCTCCCGTTCTTCAACTTATCTGTTATTCTGAAAGCTACTAATCACTTTTCTCAGAGCAACAAGCTTGGGGAGGGTGGATTTGGTCCTGTTTACAAG GGAGTGCTGGAGGAGGGACAAGAAATTGCTGTCAAACGGTTATCCAAGGAATCCAGGCAAGGCCTCGACGAATTAAAGACCGAACTGATTTTCATCGCCAAACTCCAGCATCGGAATCTTGTTAAGATTCTAGGCTGCTGCATCCAGGGAGATGAAAGTATGTTGATCTATGAATATATGCCTAACAAAAGCCTGGATGTCATTTTATTTG ATCAAACAAAAAGTAGGTTACTTGATTGGCCGAAACGCTTCCATATCATCAACGGGATCGCTAGGGGACTCCTATATCTCCACCAAGATTCCCGGTTGAGAATTATCCATCGGGACCTTAAAGCCGGCAACATATTGCTCGATGCTGAAATGAATCCAAAGATATCAGACTTCGGCCTGGCAAGGAGTTTTGGAGGGAACCAGACGGAAGCTCAAACACTCCATGTTGTTGGAACATA CGGATACATGTCTCCCGAATATGCAGTAGAAGGTCTGTTTTCAATAAAGTCAGACGTGTTTAGCTTCGGCGTCCTAGTGCTAGAAATTGTGAGTGGAAAGAGAAATAGAGGATTTTCTCACAGTGATCACAGTCTCAACCTTCTTGGCCAT GCCTGGAAACTTTACAAAGAAGGGAGGTCACTGGAACTAGTCGATGCTTCTCTAGATCACAAAATTTACTCGCCTGAGGTGGTGAGATCGATCCAAGTCGGCCTGTTGTGTGTGCAGCAAAATCCAGAAGACAGGCCAACCATGTCGTCTGTCGTTCTCATGTTAGGCAATGAGGGCGAAATTCCACAAGCCAAGAAGCCTGGTTTCTTCACCGAACGAGATGTTCTTGCTAGTCAGAATTCGAGTAGCACCGACGCGGCAAATTCGCGGAATGAAGTTACCATTACAATGCCAGAGCCTCGATAG
- the LOC105158781 gene encoding uncharacterized protein LOC105158781: protein MGLSASKRVQKTLRTSPEFDSACAAAYAHCLSLTQHAFPGVKPYQLFSAAEHLHRSLSHSLRLISRWVPLPPDRAQVDRALKTVLSRRAAPEEEITLGEAEFKEFAVEVFTYAVLSSAGREVLKRVPLGAAGIAGFGVVVKPGKEVVAAAIGAYALGVATSIFLSLDS from the coding sequence ATGGGCCTCTCAGCGTCCAAGCGAGTTCAGAAGACCCTCCGCACCTCGCCGGAGTTCGACTCCGCCTGCGCCGCCGCCTACGCCCACTGCCTCTCCCTCACTCAACACGCCTTCCCCGGAGTCAAACCATACCAGCTCTTTTCCGCCGCGGAACACCTCCACCGCTCCTTATCCCACTCCCTCCGCCTCATCTCCAGGTGGGTCCCACTGCCTCCTGACCGGGCCCAAGTAGACCGCGCCCTGAAGACCGTACTCTCTCGCCGGGCGGCTCCCGAAGAGGAAATAACGCTGGGTGAGGCGGAGTTCAAGGAGTTCGCGGTGGAGGTGTTTACGTACGCCGTCCTTTCGAGCGCCGGGAGGGAGGTTCTGAAGCGGGTGCCGCTGGGTGCGGCGGGGATAGCGGGGTTTGGGGTGGTGGTGAAGCCTGGGAAGGAGGTTGTGGCGGCGGCGATTGGGGCGTACGCGCTTGGTGTGGCGACCTCCATTTTTCTCAGCCTGGATAGTTGA